The window TCTGGTTTACCACAAAGCCGAGTTATCGGTAGTGGAACTTCATTGGATAGCGCACGTTTCCGCCAAGCAATTGCGGATTTAGTTAGTGTCGATGCCCGGAATGTTCATGGATATATTTTAGGCGAACATGGGGATACTGAATTCCCAGTTTGGTCACATGCCAATATTGGTGGATTGCAGATTTATGAATGGGTTAAAGACAATCCTGATGTTGATGAAGAAGCTTTAGTTAAAGTCTTCTTTAAAGTACGTGATGCAGCCTATGAAATTATTGAGAAAAAAGGAGCAACTTTTTATGGGATTGCCGTTGCTTTAGCCCGGATTACAAAAGCTATTTTAAACGATGAAAGTTCAATTTTACCTTTATCTGTTTATTTAGAAGGAGAATACGGACAAAATGACATCTTCATTGGCGCACCAGCAATTATTAATCGCCAAGGAATCAAGCATGTTATTGAAATTCCTTTAACCGACGCTGAATTGGAAAAAATGGAACATTCTGCTTCAACATTAAAACAAATCTTAACAGATGCCTTTGATGCATTGGAAAATGAATAATCGCTAAAAAAACCTTGATAGAAGTAGCAGCTTGTTGCGCTACTTTTATCAAGGTTTTTTCTATATTAAAGTACAAAGTCTAGTTCTTCAAGTTTAAATAATTTCGTTAGAATCTCGTTAACTTTAGTTAATAATATGTTTGTATCTAGAATTTTATTGGCTGTTTCGATGGTTAATGTATCGTTTGAGTAAGTTAATTGGTCTACATCTTCGATTAACTGGATTGATTCGACACCATTTTTATACACGATATATTCATCAGAAATATCCATTACTAATTCTTGTTTGTAGCCTTTTCTTAGGGCAATTGCCATCACTAACGAATTGACAGTTAAATCATCAACTGGAATCTCTACATCATTAATCGCTAGTGTATACATTGTATCCTCTACCAACCCACAAGCATTACATCCTCCATCAGATAAATCAACTGTACTTGTAATTACTGCCTTTTCCATTATGCCCATCCCTTTCGTCTATCTACTTACTTATTGTAACAAATTGAGTTCTACTATTCTAGAGGAAAACGAAATAAAGTTACTTTGTTCACAATATCATTCATTCCATGAAAAAAAGCTGATAAATCAGCTTTTTTTGACAATCCTTTATTCTGTTTAGATTCAAATTCCTGTTTCTAAAACTTCTTCTACAGTTGAGGGGATTTCAGAAAAAATAGTGATATTTTCGCAACCTGCTTGCTGAATTTGTTTACTTAACAGAAGCGGATTGTCCATAAAAGTTCGTAACGCAACACCTTCTAGCAACATTCCTAAGTTCGTACCACTTAAAACAGACCAGTTCTCTTGTTCCATCGCTAATTCTGCGCATACTTTAAAAGGTGTTCCTCCTAAAAGGTCAGTAAAAAACAAAACTTTTTCAGGCTGATTATTTAGTTTAAGAACTTTTTTTAATTTATTTTGATAGGATAAAGGCGTATCTTCTAGTGTAAATAAAACGGTGTGTAAATTTTCTTGTTTTCCCGCAATCATTTCAATAGCCTGATACAGGCCCTTTGAAAAATCGCCATGACCTGTTAGTATGAATTCTATCATTTTACTTTAACCTCACTTTTAAAATCGTACTTTTTTATTTTTTTCGTTCATTAAAACTACTTTCCCGTAGATTTTCTGCTTGGTTTCGCTTATAAATAGCTTATCCCCTTGAACAATATCAAATGGAGTAAAAAACAGTTCTGCCTTGATTTTCTGTTTACTATCATAAATACGTAATCCTTTAACTAAATCCGTTATTTCAGAGGACTTATTCTGAAATACAGCTACTTTCTCAAACTGAATTGCGTCATTTAAACCAAAAGCGGTCAAGTTAGTTTGTTGGTTTTTCATCTTGCAACAATGAGTTAATCGTTGATGACTAAACAATTGATTGTAGATAGCTGAGGCTGTTTCTGCTCTTACTCTTAGGCTTTCCGAATCTGTCCAGACAACCATTTTTTGTTGTTTTATTTTCAATTCGGCTGTCGTTTTAGTTACCTTACTTACGGCTACTTGCTGAGCAAAATTAAAATTAGTCCTTACCTGATTGCTTCCTTGTGCCTGAATGGTGTCACAAATAACCAGACTAGCTATTTTTTTTAATAACATAATTTTTCGATTTATTAAAATGAGTTCACCTGATTTGCCAACACCATTCCAAGCACATTCAACTAAATACCCTTCTTTATTTTCCGTTAATTGACTGAATAAAGGTTCGGCTAATGATTGATATCCCCACGAACCTTTTATATCTGTTGCTGGATTCTCTACCACAGTGATCGAATTATGAGCGTCTTCTCCTTTGAGTTTCTCACGAATAACGGATTCTTCAAGATAGGTGTAACGACCGCTGTCAATTAAAATATCTTCACCTTGATAATGAAGCGTTAGGCTGCCCGTTGTTCCATGTCCATGAGAGCTACCATGACGCCCATTAAATAAAGTAAAGTAAAAATCTTTTGTTTTGATTGCTATAAATCCACTTTGTTTCCCATAGAAAGTCGTTGGCATTGCCCGTTCACTCGTTGAACAAGTTGCATATAAATTGCCAATATACAGCGGTGCCAAACTAGCCTCTTGCCTTTGTGGTAAAAATCCCATTCCACGATAGCAATCATAAACATAACGAAAATCAACACTATCACTATCATTTAACGCATTTAATTGGTCCTTTTGATCTGCATAATAGTAAGATGCTTGGATTGGTTGTTTTAATTTGCCCTTTAAGTTAAATGGGAGGGAATAATCTGTATACTCACTGACTTGTAAAATATATAACAACGACATGACTACTTCATGATGATAGAGCGGACTTTGCTCCCAGTGAATTCCATCACAATAAAACTGAAGATCGATTTGTTCCTCCAAAGTTTTCCATGCCCATTCCTTTTCATCCATCTTCACTAATTCTGGGAAAAATAATTCAGTAACTAAAATACCTGTAATTGCCAGTATCCCCCAATTACTTAGTTCATATTTGGAAATAAAAGACTCTTTTAAAAAGTGAATTTGCTCAATAATTGCCTGTTCAAACAAACGTGCTTCTGCTGACGAAAAAAGCGTCTCGCTATCTAAATAGTTTAAACTCTTAACCCAATTTGTTAAACGAATCCCTGTATCAATCGGACGCCAAGATAACGTATTTTCAGCATTAGGATGACCATTTTTCCGAATAAAATCTAAGACTAAATTCCGCCATTTTTCTTGATAAATGTCTTCTCCTGTAATTTTATAGGTCATTGCTAAATCAACTAAGAAACCGTGACGACTTAACATAAATAACCATTCGGGATCTTCTTCCGGAAAAGTGTTCCAATCGGTTCCCTTGATGGAGTAAGGTATATCACAGGCCTCCATATCCATTGCATCTGTATAAATTAGTAAATCTTCTACTACTAAATCACTACGATCTAGAATTTTACTAAGAAAATCTGGATGCTGCTCTTGATAACTTGGCAACCACTCATCAGCAAAGAACATTTTTTGATAGTTTGTTATTTTTTGCCTATTCATTAAGCTAAAATTCCTAAGACTGAAGATAAAATACCAATTAAGAATAACAAAATAAGCAATTTATAAGTGGACCAATTTTTCTTTTTAATTAAATAAAACACTACAATTGTTAAAATGACTGGTAATAATTTTGGCATAATCTTATCTAAAATAT is drawn from Carnobacterium gallinarum DSM 4847 and contains these coding sequences:
- a CDS encoding heparinase II/III family protein, whose protein sequence is MNRQKITNYQKMFFADEWLPSYQEQHPDFLSKILDRSDLVVEDLLIYTDAMDMEACDIPYSIKGTDWNTFPEEDPEWLFMLSRHGFLVDLAMTYKITGEDIYQEKWRNLVLDFIRKNGHPNAENTLSWRPIDTGIRLTNWVKSLNYLDSETLFSSAEARLFEQAIIEQIHFLKESFISKYELSNWGILAITGILVTELFFPELVKMDEKEWAWKTLEEQIDLQFYCDGIHWEQSPLYHHEVVMSLLYILQVSEYTDYSLPFNLKGKLKQPIQASYYYADQKDQLNALNDSDSVDFRYVYDCYRGMGFLPQRQEASLAPLYIGNLYATCSTSERAMPTTFYGKQSGFIAIKTKDFYFTLFNGRHGSSHGHGTTGSLTLHYQGEDILIDSGRYTYLEESVIREKLKGEDAHNSITVVENPATDIKGSWGYQSLAEPLFSQLTENKEGYLVECAWNGVGKSGELILINRKIMLLKKIASLVICDTIQAQGSNQVRTNFNFAQQVAVSKVTKTTAELKIKQQKMVVWTDSESLRVRAETASAIYNQLFSHQRLTHCCKMKNQQTNLTAFGLNDAIQFEKVAVFQNKSSEITDLVKGLRIYDSKQKIKAELFFTPFDIVQGDKLFISETKQKIYGKVVLMNEKNKKVRF
- a CDS encoding DUF4809 family protein; the encoded protein is MEKAVITSTVDLSDGGCNACGLVEDTMYTLAINDVEIPVDDLTVNSLVMAIALRKGYKQELVMDISDEYIVYKNGVESIQLIEDVDQLTYSNDTLTIETANKILDTNILLTKVNEILTKLFKLEELDFVL
- a CDS encoding PTS sugar transporter subunit IIA yields the protein MIEFILTGHGDFSKGLYQAIEMIAGKQENLHTVLFTLEDTPLSYQNKLKKVLKLNNQPEKVLFFTDLLGGTPFKVCAELAMEQENWSVLSGTNLGMLLEGVALRTFMDNPLLLSKQIQQAGCENITIFSEIPSTVEEVLETGI
- a CDS encoding L-lactate dehydrogenase, with the protein product MKKTEIKDHQKVIIVGDGAVGSSYAFALVTQNIAQEIGIIDIDKDKTEGDAIDLSHALAFTSPKKIYGASYSDCHDADIVVITAGAAQKPGETRLDLVNKNLKIFKSIIGDIMASGFDGILLVASNPVDILTYASWKFSGLPQSRVIGSGTSLDSARFRQAIADLVSVDARNVHGYILGEHGDTEFPVWSHANIGGLQIYEWVKDNPDVDEEALVKVFFKVRDAAYEIIEKKGATFYGIAVALARITKAILNDESSILPLSVYLEGEYGQNDIFIGAPAIINRQGIKHVIEIPLTDAELEKMEHSASTLKQILTDAFDALENE